A region of Streptomyces halobius DNA encodes the following proteins:
- a CDS encoding ABC transporter substrate-binding protein, translating to MPGPTVPSPDVSRRRLLGGALAAATLPILGTACGRAEPAAGTGDGLRVTDLTGATVELPRPARRVVTIPLPAASMVVAVNGGPEVLAGMNAASRTAIEGSFLGTAHPELLKVPTEVAGAEFAPNVESVLALEPDVVIQWGDRGPGIVEPLRKAGLTVARLTYGTQKDLEGAITLYGKLLGKQQRAEKMVNGMRTALKRLRGRLPASGAGAENAPSVLYLRGAADGLQAGGGASYNHYVTELVGARNPAARVDDEQVTIDREQLLKWDPDIILLGNFGPAAPKDLYAEPALATLRAVRERRVYKVPLGGYRWDPPSQESPLMWQWLAGLVHGTGAPGLRDEVVRQYAFLYGAEPTAAQLDVILRTKANSGSRDYDDFGR from the coding sequence ATGCCTGGACCCACCGTGCCGAGCCCTGACGTCTCACGCCGCCGACTGCTGGGCGGCGCCCTCGCCGCAGCCACCCTGCCCATTCTCGGCACGGCCTGCGGGCGGGCCGAACCCGCGGCCGGCACCGGTGACGGACTCCGCGTCACCGACCTGACCGGCGCCACCGTCGAACTGCCGCGCCCGGCCCGCCGGGTGGTGACCATCCCGCTGCCCGCCGCCTCCATGGTGGTGGCCGTCAACGGCGGGCCTGAGGTGCTGGCCGGAATGAACGCCGCCTCGCGCACCGCGATCGAGGGCAGCTTCCTCGGCACGGCCCACCCCGAGTTGCTCAAGGTCCCCACCGAGGTCGCCGGCGCCGAGTTCGCACCCAACGTGGAGAGCGTGCTCGCGCTGGAACCGGATGTGGTGATCCAGTGGGGCGACCGCGGTCCGGGCATCGTCGAACCACTGCGCAAGGCCGGGCTGACCGTCGCCCGGCTCACCTACGGCACCCAGAAGGACCTGGAGGGCGCCATCACCCTCTACGGCAAGCTGCTCGGCAAGCAGCAACGCGCCGAGAAGATGGTGAACGGGATGCGTACGGCCCTGAAGCGGCTGCGCGGCCGGCTTCCCGCGTCCGGTGCGGGCGCCGAGAACGCGCCGTCCGTGCTCTATCTGCGCGGCGCCGCCGACGGACTGCAGGCCGGGGGCGGCGCCTCCTACAACCACTACGTCACCGAGCTCGTCGGCGCCCGCAACCCCGCGGCCAGGGTCGACGACGAGCAGGTCACCATCGACAGGGAACAGCTCCTGAAATGGGACCCCGACATCATCCTGCTGGGCAACTTCGGGCCGGCCGCCCCGAAGGATCTCTACGCTGAACCGGCGCTGGCGACCCTGCGGGCGGTGCGCGAGCGCCGCGTCTACAAGGTGCCGCTGGGCGGCTACCGCTGGGACCCGCCCAGCCAGGAGTCGCCGTTGATGTGGCAGTGGCTCGCCGGTCTGGTGCACGGCACCGGGGCGCCGGGGCTGCGGGACGAGGTGGTCCGCCAGTACGCGTTCCTCTACGGTGCCGAGCCCACCGCCGCCCAGCTGGACGTCATCCTGCGGACGAAGGCCAACTCCGGCTCCCGGGACTATGACGACTTCGGCCGCTGA
- a CDS encoding serine hydrolase domain-containing protein: MAAVMAVVAAALAVGGAPARAGGSADVVRQALVHLVRDDGYPAALAADRGRHGRIRHYTAGVADLRTGAEVPVNGQVRVGSNTKTFTATVVLQLVGEGRVALGAPVEKYLPNLVRGKGIDGRRITVRQLLQHTSGLPNYTDFIGDPTGKERHTYVRPRALLDLALAHKAHFAPGARWEYSNTNYLLAGLIIEKVTGRPLAEEITRRVIERIGLRHTYFPAAGDESIREAHPEGYAAKGGGVMKNITELDPSWAWAAGQMISTPGDLNRFFSALLGGRFLRPAQLARMRTTVAVPAGRLWPGARYGLGVIGTPMSCGGLMWGHGGDIPGYGTRTGVTDDGRAFTVAVTADSDSAPVRQGPADVQAAVDTALCR; encoded by the coding sequence ATGGCGGCTGTGATGGCTGTGGTGGCTGCTGCCCTGGCTGTCGGAGGTGCTCCGGCGCGGGCTGGTGGTTCGGCTGACGTCGTGCGGCAGGCTCTGGTCCACCTGGTGCGCGATGACGGGTACCCCGCCGCCTTGGCCGCGGACCGCGGCCGTCACGGTCGTATCCGCCACTACACCGCCGGTGTCGCGGACTTGAGGACCGGGGCGGAGGTGCCGGTCAACGGGCAGGTGCGGGTGGGGAGCAACACCAAGACGTTCACCGCCACCGTCGTCCTGCAGCTGGTCGGGGAGGGCAGGGTCGCCCTCGGCGCCCCGGTCGAGAAGTATCTGCCGAACCTGGTGCGGGGCAAGGGCATCGACGGTCGCCGCATCACGGTACGTCAGCTGCTGCAGCACACCAGCGGACTGCCCAACTACACCGACTTCATCGGCGACCCGACCGGCAAGGAGCGCCATACCTACGTCCGGCCCCGCGCACTGCTCGACCTGGCGCTGGCGCACAAGGCGCACTTCGCTCCCGGGGCCCGCTGGGAGTACAGCAACACCAACTACCTCCTGGCCGGCCTGATCATCGAGAAGGTCACCGGCCGCCCGCTGGCGGAGGAAATCACCCGCCGGGTCATCGAGCGCATCGGACTGCGCCACACCTACTTCCCCGCCGCGGGCGACGAGAGCATCCGGGAAGCCCACCCGGAGGGGTACGCCGCGAAGGGCGGGGGAGTGATGAAGAACATCACGGAGCTGGACCCCTCCTGGGCCTGGGCCGCCGGGCAGATGATCTCCACCCCCGGCGACCTGAACCGCTTCTTCTCGGCCCTGCTCGGCGGCAGATTCCTGCGGCCCGCGCAGCTCGCCCGGATGCGCACCACCGTCGCAGTCCCCGCCGGCCGTCTGTGGCCCGGTGCCCGCTACGGGCTGGGCGTGATCGGTACGCCGATGAGCTGCGGCGGTCTGATGTGGGGGCACGGCGGTGACATCCCCGGCTACGGGACGCGTACAGGGGTCACCGATGACGGCCGTGCCTTCACGGTCGCCGTCACCGCGGACTCGGACTCCGCACCCGTCAGACAAGGCCCCGCCGATGTCCAGGCCGCCGTCGACACCGCCTTGTGCAGGTGA